The following proteins are encoded in a genomic region of Candidatus Zixiibacteriota bacterium:
- a CDS encoding helicase: RVVATLKAQSSDVLPGRYKFAIYQWRFHGIKEDLVLRPVASTEAVTLHLSRLLEKATDLPVDDPKEADPACWDALDGQHYSLWSDARVKHRRRTQELAEFRRESLTTSHRARIALLEEQLKQASNEKIQKMRQSQISAAEADYARRIQDLDIAMERAEITAEPVAYGVIQIVGDTPHAE, translated from the coding sequence ACGAGTGGTCGCTACACTCAAGGCTCAGTCCAGCGACGTTCTCCCAGGTCGATACAAGTTTGCCATTTATCAATGGCGGTTTCACGGGATCAAGGAAGATCTGGTCCTGCGGCCAGTTGCTTCCACTGAAGCGGTCACATTACATCTTAGCCGTCTTCTTGAAAAGGCAACTGACCTCCCTGTCGATGATCCGAAAGAAGCCGATCCGGCTTGTTGGGATGCCTTAGACGGTCAACACTACAGTCTCTGGTCCGATGCACGGGTAAAACATAGGCGAAGAACGCAGGAATTGGCAGAGTTTCGCCGGGAGAGCCTTACAACGAGTCATCGGGCGCGGATAGCGCTTCTTGAGGAACAGCTTAAGCAAGCCAGCAACGAAAAGATTCAGAAAATGCGCCAGTCTCAAATCTCTGCGGCTGAGGCGGACTACGCCAGGCGCATTCAGGATTTGGACATCGCCATGGAAAGGGCGGAGATAACCGCAGAGCCGGTGGCATACGGAGTGATTCAGATCGTTGGAGATACGCCTCATGCCGAGTGA